From Arachis stenosperma cultivar V10309 chromosome 2, arast.V10309.gnm1.PFL2, whole genome shotgun sequence, one genomic window encodes:
- the LOC130960308 gene encoding probable pyridoxal 5'-phosphate synthase subunit PDX2 — MAVVGVLALQGSFNEHIAALRRLGVKGVEIRKPEQLQSVSSLIIPGGESTTMAKLAEYHNLFPALREFVEMGKPVWGTCAGLIFLANKATGQKTGGQKLVGGLDCTVHRNFFGSQIQSFEADLPVPELASKEGGPETFRGIFIRAPAILEAGPEVQVLADYPVPFNKFLDSDSFIEDKKENAEEGGKVIVAVRQGNILGTAFHPELTADTRWHSYFIKMSNANVGEEASSSSLVPAEVDITSNQQPRSDLPIFQ, encoded by the exons ATGGCGGTGGTTGGTGTGCTTGCGCTACAGGGATCCTTCAATGAACACATTGCTG CTCTTAGGAGGTTAGGTGTGAAAGGTGTTGAGATTCGGAAGCCAGAGCAGCTTCAAAGTGTGTCTTCACTTATCATCCCTGGCGGAGAGAGCACCACCATGGCCAAGCTCGCTGAGTATCACAACCTG TTTCCTGCATTGAGGGAGTTTGTCGAAATGGGAAAGCCTGTTTGGGGAACCTGTGCAGGGCTTATATTCTTGGCAAATAAAGCAACAG GACAGAAGACTGGTGGACAAAAACTGGTTGGTGGACTTGATTGTACTGTGCATAGAAATTTCTTTGGCAGCCAG ATTCAAAGCTTTGAAGCTGACCTTCCGGTGCCAGAGCTTGCATCCAAGGAAGGTGGTCCTGAAACATTCCGTGGAATTTTTATCCGTGCTCCGGCAATTCTTGAAGCAGGGCCAGAAGTTCAAGTTCTGGCTGATTATCCTGTCCCTTTTAACAAATTCTTGGATTCTGATTCCTTCATTGAAGACAAAAAG GAGAATGCCGAGGAAGGCGGCAAGGTCATAGTTGCAGTCAGACAAGGAAACATTCTAGGGACTGCTTTCCATCCGGAATTGACAGCCGATACTCGATG GCATAGTTATTTCATAAAAATGTCAAATGCAAATGTTGGGGAAGAAGCCTCAAGTAGTAGCCTTGTTCCAGCAGAGGTCGACATAACTTCTAACCAACAGCCGCGCAGTGACCTTCCTATCTTTCAATAG
- the LOC130961550 gene encoding E3 ubiquitin-protein ligase AIRP2-like — MGKSFKDSLKALEADIHFANTLASDYPREYDGATLQMRLSFSPAAQFFLFLVQWTDCQLAGALGLLRILIYKTYEDGKTTMSIYERKASLKEFYGVIFPSLLQLQRGITDVEDRKQKNICATKYRLRDSAGKGKLSEIDIEREEECGICLEVNSMVVLPNCYHSMCMKCYRDWHARSASCPFCRDSLKRVNSGDLWIYMSNKEIDDLASINKENLKRLFMYIDKLPLVVPAPMFMTYPPHRF, encoded by the exons atgggaaAGTCTTTCAAGGATTCACTCAAAGCACTTGAAGCTGACATACACTTTGCAAATACTCT AGCTTCTGATTATCCGAGAGAATATGATGGCGCCACCTTACAAATGAGATTGTCTTTTAGCCCGGCTGCCCAGTTTTTCCTTTTCTTAGTCCAGTGGACCGATTGTCAGCTCGCCGGGGCTTTAGGATTGCTAAGAATTCTCATATACAAG ACATATGAAGATGGAAAGACAACCATGTCCATTTATGAAAGAAAAGCCAGTTTGAAGGAGTTCTATG GGGTGATATTTCCTTCTTTATTACAACTTCAGAGAGGAATCACTGATGTAGAAGACaggaaacaaaaaaatatatgtgCTACGAAGTATAGGCTGAGAGATTCGGCAGGAAAAGGAAAATTATCCGAGATTGATATCGAGAGAGAGGAAGAATGTGGTATTTGCTTGGAAGTAAACAGCATGGTTGTGTTGCCGAATTGCTACCATTCGATGTGTATGAAATGCTACCGAGACTG GCACGCGCGATCGGCGTCTTGCCCTTTCTGCCGGGATAGCCTTAAAAGAGTGAACTCCGGCGACCTTTGGATATATATGAGCAACAAGGAAATAGATGACTTGGCTTCAATCAACAAGGAGAACTTAAAGAGGCTGTTTATGTACATTGATAAGTTACCTCTAGTTGTGCCAGCTCCTATGTTCATGACTTATCCTCCACATCGTTTCTGA